The Hylaeus volcanicus isolate JK05 unplaced genomic scaffold, UHH_iyHylVolc1.0_haploid 8500, whole genome shotgun sequence nucleotide sequence GAGATTCTATCATCGGTCACAAACACGAATAAAGATGCAGACCTGAAGCGATTGCGTAAACCCGACTTCCCTGAATTGGAAGAGAAATTATACGCATGGTTTCGCGATCAACGAGAGCGGAATTGTCCGGTCAATGGAGTGCTATTAAAAGCAAAGGCAAAAGATTTGTTCCCGAAGTTGTATCCAGATCGAGATGCCGAATCGTTCCAAGCAAGTGATGGTTGGTTTCACAAATTCAAGAAACGTGTCGGCATTCGATTCCTGAAAATTTGCGGTGAGAAACTCGATTGCGATCACGAAGCTGTCCGACCTTTTCTCAATCGATTGAACGCcaaaattgatgaaatgcAGTTGACAAAGGAGCAAGTGTACAACGCTGACGAAACCGGCTTGTACTATCGATTGTTACCGGAATACACCTATGTGTCTGAGGATGAAAAAGTAGCAGCGGGACACAAAAAGGCGAAAGAACgagtttcaattttgttatgttCAAATGCCACGGGAACGCATAAAGTAAAGCCATTGGTGATCGGAAAGGCGCGCAAACCTCGATGCTTCAAAGGCTTCAAGAATCCACTCGATTACGACAACTCGAAAAGTGCATGGATGACACTGCCCATTTTCACACATTGGTTCAACACATGTTTTGTGAAGCAGGTCAGTACCTTTCGTTTTTATTCGGCTCAGTTTACACTCAAATGCATTGTGCAATAGTAAATG carries:
- the LOC128882283 gene encoding jerky protein homolog-like, whose product is MAQPPKKAKTSLNLKQKVDILSKLDKGVNGTKLATEYGVTKSTISYIKSKKSEILSSVTNTNKDADLKRLRKPDFPELEEKLYAWFRDQRERNCPVNGVLLKAKAKDLFPKLYPDRDAESFQASDGWFHKFKKRVGIRFLKICGEKLDCDHEAVRPFLNRLNAKIDEMQLTKEQVYNADETGLYYRLLPEYTYVSEDEKVAAGHKKAKERVSILLCSNATGTHKVKPLVIGKARKPRCFKGFKNPLDYDNSKSAWMTLPIFTHWFNTCFVKQVRIFCNENNLPKQAILLVDNCTAHGSSIEPLQSDDQQIICYFLPPNVTAILQPMDQGPIKITKLKYRNLLLCKII